One Candidatus Buchananbacteria bacterium CG10_big_fil_rev_8_21_14_0_10_42_9 DNA segment encodes these proteins:
- a CDS encoding guanosine monophosphate reductase translates to MPIKPAYTFDDILLVPQKAVRSPRYVSTRTKLTKKITLDTPLISSPMDTVTESKMAIALAAAGGLGVIHKNLTPQKQAAEVSKVKNKNLLVGAAIGVSETELDRAARLAKANVDIITVDAAHGHYVGVLKMVKKLKQDKRFKKVEVIGGNVATGQGGKDLVKAGADAVKVGVGPGSICTTRVIAGIGVPQFSAIMNVAKTIAKTKVPVIGDGGIKFSGDVVKALAAGANTVMIGGLFGGTAETPGKIISKKGKRFKEYRGMGSLQAMKKGSKDRYLQKNLRHIELIAEGVSATVPFKGPVQNVIYQLIGGLKQGMGYCGAKTIPELQRKAQFVFITKAGYYESHPHSLASFEDNPNYSVPKEDKFL, encoded by the coding sequence ATGCCGATAAAACCAGCTTACACATTTGACGATATTCTCTTAGTCCCCCAAAAAGCGGTGCGTTCACCTCGGTATGTGTCAACCAGGACTAAGTTGACCAAAAAAATTACGTTAGATACTCCGTTGATTAGCTCACCGATGGATACCGTTACGGAGAGTAAAATGGCAATTGCGTTAGCCGCAGCTGGCGGGCTTGGCGTGATTCACAAAAATTTAACACCGCAAAAACAAGCGGCTGAAGTTTCCAAAGTTAAAAATAAAAATTTATTGGTTGGCGCTGCCATTGGGGTAAGCGAAACGGAACTTGATCGGGCGGCGCGTTTAGCCAAAGCTAATGTTGATATTATTACAGTTGATGCGGCTCACGGCCATTACGTTGGGGTTTTAAAAATGGTAAAAAAGTTAAAGCAGGACAAACGTTTTAAAAAAGTTGAGGTGATTGGCGGCAATGTGGCGACCGGACAGGGCGGGAAAGATTTGGTTAAAGCTGGCGCTGACGCGGTTAAAGTTGGCGTTGGGCCCGGATCAATTTGTACGACGCGCGTAATTGCTGGCATTGGCGTACCGCAATTTTCAGCGATTATGAATGTTGCCAAAACGATTGCTAAAACCAAAGTTCCGGTGATCGGCGATGGCGGCATTAAATTTTCCGGCGATGTGGTCAAGGCGTTAGCGGCTGGGGCCAATACGGTTATGATTGGCGGACTATTTGGCGGAACAGCTGAAACGCCCGGTAAAATTATTTCCAAAAAAGGCAAGCGCTTTAAAGAATATCGCGGCATGGGATCATTGCAGGCAATGAAGAAAGGTTCAAAAGATAGATACTTACAAAAAAATTTAAGGCACATTGAATTAATCGCTGAAGGCGTGTCAGCTACAGTACCGTTTAAAGGCCCAGTGCAAAATGTAATTTACCAACTTATTGGCGGGTTAAAGCAAGGCATGGGGTATTGCGGAGCGAAAACTATTCCGGAACTTCAGCGCAAAGCCCAATTTGTTTTTATTACCAAGGCCGGCTATTACGAATCGCATCCGCATAGCCTCGCGAGCTTTGAAGATAATCCCAACTACTCCGTCCCCAAAGAGGATAAGTTTCTCTAA